CGCGCAAGAAGCAGGGGTTGATCAAAGGGGACATGATCAAGGCGAGAGGTGGGGCTTGGCGCTTGTCGACAACCTACGAGCACCCTGCCATCACCCAGTTTTTCAGTTATTCATTGCAGCCTGGGTTACGGCTGTTCTTGCTGCGTCCCCGCACTGGGCGGACGCATCAGTTGCGTGTGGCGATGAAAGCGTTAGGCGCACCGATTTTGGGTGATGCGCTGTATGGTGGCGAGTGTGCTGGGGTGGATCGGACCTATCTGCATGCCTTCTGCCTGCGCTTCGCTCTGTTGGGAAAGGCGTATCAGATCGTATGTTGGCCAGATCAGGGCAGGCTGTTTCAGGTCACTCCGCTGGACGAATTGGCGTCATTGCATGAGCCATGGCTGTTACCATGGCCTCAGTGTTAGGTTTCGGCGTTATGTAAGGCACCCGTCAGCGCCGGTGCGATGAAGCGGCTCTGACGGGTGCATTTGTGTCAGGCGAACCAGTTGATCCAGCC
This is a stretch of genomic DNA from Chitinivorax tropicus. It encodes these proteins:
- a CDS encoding TIGR01621 family pseudouridine synthase, with protein sequence MQDIDADGLSTTQLGELSLCPCVFEDEHVLIVNKAPGVDFHRHEDEPSLIDRVRAQHPATTLLTVHRLDKVTSGLVVFAKHPEVASELGRRFEAGEIEKFYLALANRPPRKKQGLIKGDMIKARGGAWRLSTTYEHPAITQFFSYSLQPGLRLFLLRPRTGRTHQLRVAMKALGAPILGDALYGGECAGVDRTYLHAFCLRFALLGKAYQIVCWPDQGRLFQVTPLDELASLHEPWLLPWPQC